Proteins found in one Crassostrea angulata isolate pt1a10 chromosome 3, ASM2561291v2, whole genome shotgun sequence genomic segment:
- the LOC128177077 gene encoding DDB1- and CUL4-associated factor 4-like translates to MCPFSSCAHRNKKNIYAKLQNLGMKVKVEHVLNFELPIGMKPRHSQPGWNKTGGRGQDAREQNPTHGRRGKRRWRKKRDFRPSSGESSGSGEHLAEGTSSSSTRTDHEIPGFYYDPEKKRYFKIQPNQFSSLGHTITKQNIEKKALETERIRNLTKQTDKVHSHHFLELMSKQEMGSVTRLQFQRYFIHKRISCIENHPSQTLSASSIHGTLEHPKVIGLNSSHDKLISMWSLSSSLAKCINMVDIDVSNTGDIVIDFDKPSLNLCNSASSMYWTERKKSLPLHLLYTTGPYFGNESCTAHICQVSNEGLCGTTNSYSIGQQYVWCCALDPDYRKFSIGCEKGALLIEVETRRLWEISTHRGDVSSIVFSHKIPSTLYCGNTKGSIFTHDTRSHTNQTLSQPKMTGIVTSLQLTWDDIHLLASDALGKAFLWDLRMKRVLVEYTGMKNKGTRIPVYMDDAEKLVYGCDLEGYTRFWCKNSGKLLRTIPSPVQCSSTSVPVVLYSETWGNRTGNSALLLGAGNKLYVYKV, encoded by the exons ATGTGTCCCTTTTCGTCATGCGCgcacagaaataaaaaaaatatttatgcgAAACTGCAAAATTTAGGaatgaaagtgaaagtagaacatGTTTTAAACTTCGAATTGCCAATTGGTATGAAACCACGACACTCTCAACCTGGGTGGAATAAAACTGGAGGTAGGGGTCAAGATGCAAGGGAGCAAAATCCAACCCACGGTCGCAGAGGAAAGAGACGATGGCGGAAAAAACGAGATTTCAGACCATCTTCCGGAGAATCATCGGGTAGTGGCGAACATCTGGCAGAGGGAACCTCTAGCTCCAGTACAAGAACAGACCATG AAATACCAGGGTTCTATTATGACCCCGAGAAGAAAAGATATTTCAAAATCCAGCCCAATCAATTCTCTAGCTTGGGACAtacaataacaaaacaaaacatagaAAAGAAGGCACTGGAAACAGAAAGAATTAGGAATCTCACAAAACAAACAGATAAAGTGCACTCGCACCATTTCCTAGAACTGATGAGCAAACAGGAGATGGGAAGTGTAACAAGGCTTCAGTTTCAAAGATATTTCATCCATAAGAGAATATCATGCATTGAAAATCATCCTAGTCAGACTTTAAGTGCTTCATCGATTCATGGGACTCTGGAGCATCCAAAAGTGATAGGACTTAACTCTAGCCATGATAAACTCATATCAATGTGGAGTCTTTCTAGTAGTCTAGCCAAATGTATTAATATGGTTGACATTGATGTGAGTAATACTGGAGATATAGTgatagattttgacaaaccCAGTCTCAATTTGTGCAATAGTGCTTCAAGCATGTACTGGACAGAGAGGAAAAAGTCCCTGCCTTTACATTTACTGTATACAACAGGGCCGTATTTTGGGAATGAAAGCTGTACAGCTCATATTTGTCAGGTTTCAAATGAAGGTTTGTGTGGGACAACAAATTCCTACAGCATCGGCCAGCAGTATGTGTGGTGTTGTGCCCTGGATCCAGACTATAGGAAGTTCAGTATTGGTTGTGAAAAAGGTGCTCTTCTTATAGAGGTGGAAACAAGACGACTTTGGGAGATCTCGACTCACAGAGGTGACGTCTCCAGTATAGTCTTCAGTCATAAG ATCCCAAGCACCCTCTACTGTGGGAACACAAAGGGATCTATTTTTACCCATGACACTCGCAGTCATACTAATCAGACGCTGAGCCAGCCGAAAATGACAGGAATCGTAACAAGTTTGCAGTTAACATGGGATGACATCCATCTTCTAGCCAGTGATGCTCTTGGAAAA GCCTTTTTATGGGACCTGAGAATGAAGAGAGTTCTAGTTGAGTACACAGGAATGAAGAATAAGGGAACAAGAATCCCAGTTTACATGGATGATGCAGAGAAACTAGTGTATGGAT GTGATTTAGAAGGGTACACCAGATTTTGGTGTAAAAATTCCGGGAAACTCCTAAGGACCATTCCCTCCCCGGTGCAGTGTTCATCAACGAGTGTACCAGTTGTGTTGTATTCTGAGACCTGGGGCAACAGAACAGGAAACTCAGCCCTGCTGTTAGGGGCTGGAAATAAACTATATGTTTataaagtttaa
- the LOC128175836 gene encoding ergosterol biosynthetic protein 28 homolog, whose protein sequence is MNENVKKFNFTYIVRIWFAVMSIVNLGDSFQFFLNHSLLSTQFYTLSQHYANPAFGRIYGILLFLLAALRFSCAINIHNKSIYNLTLLSFTLLFGNILLELFVFKSASVNFYILLNLFLSGVSIILLLLGFYFVRLEPSSSDRTEQEKHERKKKY, encoded by the exons atgaatgaaaatgtgaagaaGTTTAACTTCACATATATTGTTCGTATATGGTTTGCAGTCATGTCGATTGTAAATCTTGGAGATTCATTTCAGTTTTTTCTTAACCACTCTTTGTTATCAACGCAATTTTATACTTTATCGCAACATTACG CTAATCCTGCCTTTGGACGGATCTACGGAATACTCCTCTTTTTGTTGGCAGCTTTAAGATTCTCGTGTGCGATTAATATTCACAATAAAAG CATTTACAACTTGACATTGCTGTCGTTTACATTATTGTTTGGGAACATTCTTCTGGAACTATTTGTATTCAAATCAGCAAGTGTGAACTTCTACATTCTTCTTAATCTTTTCTTATCTG GTGTATCAATCATATTGTTGTTGCTGGGGTTTTACTTTGTGCGCCTAGAACCATCCTCATCGGATAGGACAGAACAAGAAAAACATGAACGGAAGAAAAAGTATTGA
- the LOC128175835 gene encoding tubulinyl-Tyr carboxypeptidase 2-like isoform X1, which yields MASGKSKSAKEVTSVFGTLVRVAEPEDTGGPTCVRVKTVKKSGKEEDVQEENGVLFWVNKSGFPIDDKTWDRMWDHVARIHPDGYDVIHKVRDKKDLPSVPIPQAPTNFSASVPISERLDRIQNYMRTLQYNHTGTQFFEIRKNRPLSGLLESAKEMIKEALPIKCLEAVILGIYLSNGFLGVERFPLSFKSVFGGNVHRHVVLGIYYAGSYGTIGMSRREDLMYKPVTFKSLSDLVFDYEKSYNKFMHDVKKVKVGMPIPHDPHSYEFINWKAVTVSPNKMTKKEMTKDLEFMAKEIRTRCQANCDLPQVKLYSSRSQAKSWTITLHSPRKSSVEAPRDTRTSLQQATKIYRAHTSIPAESGTKKKPQSTGSSQTTSTVADSSDYQLRI from the exons ATGGCATCTGGAAAATCTAAATCTGCAAAAGAAGTAACATCGGTATTTGGAACACTGGTGCGCGTTGCAGAACCAGAAGATACAGGGGGGCCGACGTGTGTGCGGGTTAAAACCGTTAAGAAATCCGGGAAAGAAGAGGATGTGCAAGAGGAAAATGGAGTGTTATTTTGGGTGAATAAAAGTGGATTTCCAATTGACGATAAAACATGGGATAGAATGTGGGATCATGTGGCTCGCATACACCCAGACGGGTATGATGTTATACACAAAGTGCGCGACAAAAAAGACTTGCCTTCA gttCCTATTCCACAAGCCCCTACAAATTTCTCTGCATCAGTTCCAATTTCAGAGCGACTGGACAGAATTCAAAACTACATGAGGACCCTTCA GTATAACCACACAGGAACACAGTTTTTTGAAATACGAAAAAACAGACCTCTCTCAGG ATTGCTAGAATCTGCAAAAGAAATGATCAAAGAAGCTTTGCCCATCAAATGTCTAGAAGCTGTGATTTTAGGAAT ATATCTAAGTAATGGATTTCTAGGTGTGGAGAGATTTCCTCTTAGTTTTAAGAGTGTGTTTGGAGGAAATGTACACAGGCACGTTGTGTTAGGGATTTACTATGCCGGCAGCTATGGAACAATTGGCATGAGTCGGCGAGAGGACCTCATGTACAAACCAGTAACATTTAAA agtcTTTCTGATCTTGtgtttgattatgaaaagtcaTATAACAAAT TTATGCATGATGTGAAGAAGGTTAAAGTTGGTATGCCTATTCCACATGACCCCCACAGTTATGAATTCATTAATTGGAAg GCAGTTACCGTCAgcccaaacaaaatgacaaagaAGGAAATGACCAAAGATCTCGAGTTCATGGCCAAGGAGATAAGAACAAGG TGTCAGGCTAACTGTGACCTTCCTCAGGTCAAACTTTACTCGTCTAGATCTCAG GCTAAATCTTGGACCATTACGCTCCATTCTCCTCGGAAATCTTCCGTTGAAGCACCAAGAGATACTCGCACTAGTCTACAGCAAGCAACTAAAATATATAGGGC GCATACTTCCATCCCTGCTGAATCTGGGACCAAGAAGAAACCACAGAGCACTGGTTCATCCCAGACAACCTCTACAGTGGCAGACTCCTCAGACTACCAGCTTCGTATTTAG
- the LOC128175833 gene encoding protein angel homolog 2-like isoform X1: MKLRIFYLNCRNTVGYVNCLQGSWCRLRVAHMSSIRPKKVDVIDLTTDDQPANTPPPTHTDNKRSINEISKGPQLDSNLVHSGSSRGVNGGENWLSDAMFRPFGPLKQAGQGVIRHFKRTNKPVQTLEKGPLAPGSKQRVGLDAEVERNEPQSHVKRSRSEPAIEPRDSLPRNREWELTPFGKVCQTRGHHGLPFSLMSYNVLAQDLLLDNQYLYRDHPTQVLDWEYRKQKLLQEFSVHQPDILCMQEVQESHLEEFYIPQLKALGYEGEYLRRTGGKVDGCATFYKKDKFSVEEARHVHYFQEGSSLTNRDNVGLILRLIPLNGQEGFCVANTHLLYNPKRGDIKLLQLVKLLAELDHMIPDFRSVPVILCGDFNARPHSFMYKFISQGYLRYHGLPIEGISAQRYGKGRKLLDMGLIPSNLTISDQCHYLEEQHVKMLRESPVLEGQFHTYHSSPYHHFHFPQVSQNSGFLWHKFHLISAYKHFIERTGEPEVTTQTSPFDSSVVDYVFYTVDGRESKSRRGNFCNRNVQEGRIKLLGRLGLLSQGEISSVGNLPNFQNPSDHMPLMVKFLLT, encoded by the exons ATGAAATTacgaatattttatttgaactgTAGAAACACAGTGGGATATGTGAATTGTTTACAAGGAAGCTGGTGTCGGTTGAGAGTAGCCCATATGTCGTCCATCAGGCCAAAAAAAGTGGATGTCATTGATTTGACTACAGATGACCAACCAGCCAATACACCCCCACCAACCCATACAGACAATAAGAGGAGTATAAATGAGATTTCGAAAGGGCCACAGTTAGATAGTAATCTGGTTCACAGTGGTTCCTCACGTGGAGTGAATGGTGGAGAAAACTGGCTCTCTGATGCAATGTTTCGACCATTCGGTCCATTAAAACAGGCGGGGCAAGGTGTAATTAGACATTTCAAGCGAACCAACAAACCAGTGCAGACTCTGGAGAAGGGACCACTAGCACCTGGAAGTAAACAGAGAGTTGGATTAGATGCAGAGGTAGAGAGAAATGAACCACAAAGCCATGTGAAGAGGTCGCGGAGTGAACCTGCCATTGAACCAAGAG ATTCCTTACCTAGAAATAGAGAGTGGGAGTTAACTCCCTTTGGTAAGGTATGCCAAACAAGGGGTCATCACGGGCTTCCCTTCTCTCTGATGTCTTACAATGTGCTGGCCCAGGATCTTCTCCTGGACAACCAGTACCTGTACCGGGACCACCCCACACAAGTTCTGGACTGGGAGTACCGCAAACAGAAACTTTTGCAGGAGTTTAGTGTCCATCAACCCGAC ATTTTATGTATGCAAGAGGTCCAAGAGTCTCATCTAGAAGAATTTTACATACCACAACTCAAGGCCTTAG GATATGAAGGCGAGTATCTTCGAAGAACGGGGGGAAAGGTGGATGGCTGTGCTACATTTTACAAGAAAGACAAATTCAGTGTTGAAGAAGCAAGGCATGTCCACTACTTCCAAGAAGGCTCTTCACTTACCAACAGAGATAATGTAGGTCTAATTCTAAGACTCATACCTCTAAACGGACAGGAAGGATTCTGTGTGGCAAATACACACCTGCTTTACAACCCTAAACGAGGGGACATTAAACTTTTACAATTAGTGAAACTCTTGGCAGAGTTAGACCACATGATACCCGACTTTCGGAGTGTACCTGTTATACTGTGTGGAGATTTCAATGCTCGTCCACATAGCTTCATGTACAAATTCATTTCACAGGGATATCTGAGGTACCATGGCTTACCAATAGAAGGTATCTCTGCCCAAAGGTACGGTAAAGGTAGAAAGCTATTGGACATGGGCTTGATTCCTTCAAATCTAACAATCTCTGACCAGTGTCACTATCTAGAAGAACAGCATGTGAAAATGTTGAGGGAAAGTCCAGTGTTGGAAGGACAGTTCCACACTTATCATAGCTCACCCTatcaccatttccactttccccAGGTGTCTCAGAATTCTGGCTTTTTGTGGCATAAATTTCATCTGATCTCTGCTTACAAACATTTCATCGAAAGGACAGGAGAGCCAGAGGTGACAACACAAACTAGTCCTTTTGATAGTTCCGTCGTAGACTATGTGTTTTATACAGTGGACGGAAGGGAGAGTAAATCTAGAAGGGGAAATTTCTGTAATAGGAATGTCCAAGAAGGCAGGATCAAACTGTTGGGCCGTTTGGGCTTACTGTCTCAAGGGGAGATCAGTTCCGTCGGAAATttaccaaattttcaaaatccatCCGATCATATGCCATTAATGGTGAAATTTCTTCTCAcgtga
- the LOC128175833 gene encoding protein angel homolog 2-like isoform X2 has product MSSIRPKKVDVIDLTTDDQPANTPPPTHTDNKRSINEISKGPQLDSNLVHSGSSRGVNGGENWLSDAMFRPFGPLKQAGQGVIRHFKRTNKPVQTLEKGPLAPGSKQRVGLDAEVERNEPQSHVKRSRSEPAIEPRDSLPRNREWELTPFGKVCQTRGHHGLPFSLMSYNVLAQDLLLDNQYLYRDHPTQVLDWEYRKQKLLQEFSVHQPDILCMQEVQESHLEEFYIPQLKALGYEGEYLRRTGGKVDGCATFYKKDKFSVEEARHVHYFQEGSSLTNRDNVGLILRLIPLNGQEGFCVANTHLLYNPKRGDIKLLQLVKLLAELDHMIPDFRSVPVILCGDFNARPHSFMYKFISQGYLRYHGLPIEGISAQRYGKGRKLLDMGLIPSNLTISDQCHYLEEQHVKMLRESPVLEGQFHTYHSSPYHHFHFPQVSQNSGFLWHKFHLISAYKHFIERTGEPEVTTQTSPFDSSVVDYVFYTVDGRESKSRRGNFCNRNVQEGRIKLLGRLGLLSQGEISSVGNLPNFQNPSDHMPLMVKFLLT; this is encoded by the exons ATGTCGTCCATCAGGCCAAAAAAAGTGGATGTCATTGATTTGACTACAGATGACCAACCAGCCAATACACCCCCACCAACCCATACAGACAATAAGAGGAGTATAAATGAGATTTCGAAAGGGCCACAGTTAGATAGTAATCTGGTTCACAGTGGTTCCTCACGTGGAGTGAATGGTGGAGAAAACTGGCTCTCTGATGCAATGTTTCGACCATTCGGTCCATTAAAACAGGCGGGGCAAGGTGTAATTAGACATTTCAAGCGAACCAACAAACCAGTGCAGACTCTGGAGAAGGGACCACTAGCACCTGGAAGTAAACAGAGAGTTGGATTAGATGCAGAGGTAGAGAGAAATGAACCACAAAGCCATGTGAAGAGGTCGCGGAGTGAACCTGCCATTGAACCAAGAG ATTCCTTACCTAGAAATAGAGAGTGGGAGTTAACTCCCTTTGGTAAGGTATGCCAAACAAGGGGTCATCACGGGCTTCCCTTCTCTCTGATGTCTTACAATGTGCTGGCCCAGGATCTTCTCCTGGACAACCAGTACCTGTACCGGGACCACCCCACACAAGTTCTGGACTGGGAGTACCGCAAACAGAAACTTTTGCAGGAGTTTAGTGTCCATCAACCCGAC ATTTTATGTATGCAAGAGGTCCAAGAGTCTCATCTAGAAGAATTTTACATACCACAACTCAAGGCCTTAG GATATGAAGGCGAGTATCTTCGAAGAACGGGGGGAAAGGTGGATGGCTGTGCTACATTTTACAAGAAAGACAAATTCAGTGTTGAAGAAGCAAGGCATGTCCACTACTTCCAAGAAGGCTCTTCACTTACCAACAGAGATAATGTAGGTCTAATTCTAAGACTCATACCTCTAAACGGACAGGAAGGATTCTGTGTGGCAAATACACACCTGCTTTACAACCCTAAACGAGGGGACATTAAACTTTTACAATTAGTGAAACTCTTGGCAGAGTTAGACCACATGATACCCGACTTTCGGAGTGTACCTGTTATACTGTGTGGAGATTTCAATGCTCGTCCACATAGCTTCATGTACAAATTCATTTCACAGGGATATCTGAGGTACCATGGCTTACCAATAGAAGGTATCTCTGCCCAAAGGTACGGTAAAGGTAGAAAGCTATTGGACATGGGCTTGATTCCTTCAAATCTAACAATCTCTGACCAGTGTCACTATCTAGAAGAACAGCATGTGAAAATGTTGAGGGAAAGTCCAGTGTTGGAAGGACAGTTCCACACTTATCATAGCTCACCCTatcaccatttccactttccccAGGTGTCTCAGAATTCTGGCTTTTTGTGGCATAAATTTCATCTGATCTCTGCTTACAAACATTTCATCGAAAGGACAGGAGAGCCAGAGGTGACAACACAAACTAGTCCTTTTGATAGTTCCGTCGTAGACTATGTGTTTTATACAGTGGACGGAAGGGAGAGTAAATCTAGAAGGGGAAATTTCTGTAATAGGAATGTCCAAGAAGGCAGGATCAAACTGTTGGGCCGTTTGGGCTTACTGTCTCAAGGGGAGATCAGTTCCGTCGGAAATttaccaaattttcaaaatccatCCGATCATATGCCATTAATGGTGAAATTTCTTCTCAcgtga
- the LOC128175835 gene encoding tubulinyl-Tyr carboxypeptidase 2-like isoform X2, with protein sequence MASGKSKSAKEVTSVFGTLVRVAEPEDTGGPTCVRVKTVKKSGKEEDVQEENGVLFWVNKSGFPIDDKTWDRMWDHVARIHPDGYDVIHKVRDKKDLPSVPIPQAPTNFSASVPISERLDRIQNYMRTLQYNHTGTQFFEIRKNRPLSGLLESAKEMIKEALPIKCLEAVILGIYLSNGFLGVERFPLSFKSVFGGNVHRHVVLGIYYAGSYGTIGMSRREDLMYKPVTFKSLSDLVFDYEKSYNKFMHDVKKVKVGMPIPHDPHSYEFINWKAVTVSPNKMTKKEMTKDLEFMAKEIRTRAKSWTITLHSPRKSSVEAPRDTRTSLQQATKIYRAHTSIPAESGTKKKPQSTGSSQTTSTVADSSDYQLRI encoded by the exons ATGGCATCTGGAAAATCTAAATCTGCAAAAGAAGTAACATCGGTATTTGGAACACTGGTGCGCGTTGCAGAACCAGAAGATACAGGGGGGCCGACGTGTGTGCGGGTTAAAACCGTTAAGAAATCCGGGAAAGAAGAGGATGTGCAAGAGGAAAATGGAGTGTTATTTTGGGTGAATAAAAGTGGATTTCCAATTGACGATAAAACATGGGATAGAATGTGGGATCATGTGGCTCGCATACACCCAGACGGGTATGATGTTATACACAAAGTGCGCGACAAAAAAGACTTGCCTTCA gttCCTATTCCACAAGCCCCTACAAATTTCTCTGCATCAGTTCCAATTTCAGAGCGACTGGACAGAATTCAAAACTACATGAGGACCCTTCA GTATAACCACACAGGAACACAGTTTTTTGAAATACGAAAAAACAGACCTCTCTCAGG ATTGCTAGAATCTGCAAAAGAAATGATCAAAGAAGCTTTGCCCATCAAATGTCTAGAAGCTGTGATTTTAGGAAT ATATCTAAGTAATGGATTTCTAGGTGTGGAGAGATTTCCTCTTAGTTTTAAGAGTGTGTTTGGAGGAAATGTACACAGGCACGTTGTGTTAGGGATTTACTATGCCGGCAGCTATGGAACAATTGGCATGAGTCGGCGAGAGGACCTCATGTACAAACCAGTAACATTTAAA agtcTTTCTGATCTTGtgtttgattatgaaaagtcaTATAACAAAT TTATGCATGATGTGAAGAAGGTTAAAGTTGGTATGCCTATTCCACATGACCCCCACAGTTATGAATTCATTAATTGGAAg GCAGTTACCGTCAgcccaaacaaaatgacaaagaAGGAAATGACCAAAGATCTCGAGTTCATGGCCAAGGAGATAAGAACAAGG GCTAAATCTTGGACCATTACGCTCCATTCTCCTCGGAAATCTTCCGTTGAAGCACCAAGAGATACTCGCACTAGTCTACAGCAAGCAACTAAAATATATAGGGC GCATACTTCCATCCCTGCTGAATCTGGGACCAAGAAGAAACCACAGAGCACTGGTTCATCCCAGACAACCTCTACAGTGGCAGACTCCTCAGACTACCAGCTTCGTATTTAG